In a single window of the Streptomyces sp. CGMCC 4.7035 genome:
- a CDS encoding mechanosensitive ion channel family protein, whose translation MNRALTLHDLIIAGIALAAGLVAAFLVRMLMRWLGRHASRTKWSGDDMIVDALRTVVPWTAVAGGAAAAATALPLTKSVGHHVNQVLTVLLIAVTTLAAARVITGLVRTVTQSRSGVAGSATIFVNITRVVVLAMGFLVTLQTLGISIAPLLTALGVGGLAVALALQDTLANLFAGVHILASKTVQPGDYIRLSSGEEGYVEDINWRQTTVRALSNNLIVIPNGQLAKTNMTNFMRPEQQLTILVQVGVAYDSDLGHVEKVTTEVVAEVMTEITGAVPDHEPAVRFHTFGDSRIGFTVILGVGEFSDQYRIKHEFIKRLHKRYREEGISIPAPTRTVAIQQGSAPVPQPRSPQDALVEQGGTAPALFD comes from the coding sequence GTGAATCGCGCACTCACCCTCCACGACCTGATCATCGCCGGAATCGCCCTGGCCGCGGGCCTGGTGGCGGCCTTCCTCGTGCGCATGCTGATGCGCTGGCTGGGCAGGCACGCGAGCCGCACCAAGTGGAGCGGTGACGACATGATCGTGGACGCGTTGCGGACCGTGGTGCCGTGGACGGCGGTCGCCGGCGGTGCGGCGGCCGCGGCGACGGCCCTGCCGCTGACGAAGTCGGTCGGACACCACGTCAACCAGGTGCTGACCGTACTTCTCATCGCCGTCACCACGCTGGCGGCGGCCCGGGTGATCACCGGTCTGGTGCGAACGGTCACCCAGTCCCGCTCCGGGGTCGCCGGCTCCGCCACGATCTTCGTGAACATCACCCGGGTCGTGGTGCTGGCCATGGGCTTCCTCGTGACGCTGCAGACGCTGGGCATCTCCATCGCGCCGCTGCTCACCGCCCTGGGTGTGGGCGGCCTGGCCGTCGCGCTCGCCCTCCAGGACACCCTCGCGAACCTCTTCGCCGGCGTCCACATCCTCGCCTCGAAGACAGTCCAGCCCGGCGACTACATCCGGCTGAGCAGCGGCGAGGAGGGCTACGTCGAGGACATCAACTGGCGCCAGACGACAGTCCGCGCGCTCTCCAACAACTTGATCGTCATCCCCAACGGCCAGCTCGCCAAGACGAACATGACCAACTTCATGCGTCCCGAGCAGCAGTTGACCATCCTGGTCCAGGTCGGGGTCGCCTACGACAGCGACCTGGGGCATGTCGAGAAGGTCACCACCGAGGTCGTCGCCGAGGTGATGACGGAGATCACCGGCGCGGTCCCCGACCACGAACCGGCCGTCCGCTTCCACACGTTCGGCGACTCCCGGATCGGCTTCACGGTGATCCTGGGCGTCGGCGAGTTCAGCGACCAGTACCGCATCAAGCACGAGTTCATCAAGCGTCTGCACAAGCGCTACCGCGAGGAGGGCATCAGCATCCCGGCGCCCACGCGGACGGTGGCGATCCAGCAGGGCTCGGCACCCGTACCGCAGCCGCGGAGCCCCCAGGACGCGCTCGTCGAGCAGGGCGGAACCGCCCCCGCCCTGTTCGACTGA
- a CDS encoding NADP-dependent isocitrate dehydrogenase — protein sequence MTDSTIIYTHTDEAPALATYSFLPVVQAYASQAGVTVETRDISLAGRILALFPEHLTEDQRIGDHLAELGELAKTPEANIIKLPNISASVPQLKAAVAELQGQGYALPDYPDEPKTDEEREIRARYDKVKGSAVNPVLREGNSDRRAPASVKNYAKTHPHRMGAWTSESKTNVATMGVDDFRSTEKSAVISEAGSLRIELKGDDGSTTVLRESVPVLQGEVVDASVMRVAALREFLTAQIARAKEEGVLFSVHLKATMMKVSDPIVFGHVVRAFFPKTFAKYGETFAAAGLTPNDGLGGIFKGLESLPEGAEIKASFDAELAEGPALAMVDSDKGITNLHVPSDVIVDASMPAMIRTSGHMWGPDGQEADTLAVLPDSSYSGVYQAVIDDCRANGAYNPATMGSVPNVGLMAQKAEEYGSHDKTFEIPVTGTVRLVDQAGNVVLEQTVSAGDIFRACQTKDAPIKDWVKLAVTRARATGDPAVFWLDETRAHDANLIAKVNEYLSEHDTEGLDIRVLSPVEATKLSVERIRRGENTISVTGNVLRDYLTDLFPILELGTSAKMLSVVPLMAGGGLFETGAGGSAPKHVQQLVKENYLRWDSLGEFFALVPSFEQYAKTTGNQRAQVLADTLDRATATFLNEDKSPTRRVGGIDNRGSHFYLSLYWAQELARQADDAELAKAFQPLAESLAANEQTIVDELIAVQGKPADIGGYYQPDPAKAAAVMRPSATWNQALASLA from the coding sequence GTGACTGACTCGACCATCATTTATACGCACACTGACGAGGCCCCGGCCCTGGCGACGTATTCCTTCCTGCCGGTGGTCCAGGCGTACGCCTCGCAGGCGGGTGTCACTGTGGAGACCCGTGACATCTCGCTGGCCGGGCGCATCCTCGCGCTCTTCCCCGAGCACCTGACCGAGGACCAGCGGATCGGCGACCACCTCGCGGAGCTGGGTGAGCTGGCCAAGACCCCCGAGGCCAACATCATCAAGCTGCCGAACATCTCGGCGTCCGTCCCGCAGCTGAAGGCCGCCGTCGCCGAGCTTCAGGGCCAGGGCTACGCGCTGCCGGACTACCCGGACGAGCCGAAGACGGACGAGGAGCGGGAGATCCGCGCCCGTTACGACAAGGTCAAGGGCTCCGCCGTGAACCCGGTCCTGCGCGAGGGCAACTCCGACCGCCGCGCCCCCGCCTCGGTGAAGAACTACGCCAAGACCCACCCGCACCGCATGGGCGCCTGGACCTCCGAGTCCAAGACCAACGTGGCGACCATGGGCGTGGACGACTTCCGTTCCACCGAGAAGTCCGCCGTGATCTCCGAGGCCGGTTCGCTCCGTATCGAGCTGAAGGGCGACGACGGTTCCACCACCGTCCTGCGCGAGTCCGTACCGGTCCTTCAGGGCGAGGTCGTCGACGCCTCGGTCATGCGGGTCGCCGCGCTGCGCGAGTTCCTGACCGCCCAGATCGCCCGCGCCAAGGAAGAGGGCGTCCTCTTCTCCGTGCACCTGAAGGCGACGATGATGAAGGTCTCCGACCCGATCGTCTTCGGTCACGTGGTGCGCGCCTTCTTCCCGAAGACGTTCGCGAAGTACGGCGAGACGTTCGCCGCGGCCGGTCTGACCCCGAACGACGGTCTGGGTGGCATCTTCAAGGGCCTGGAGTCCCTGCCCGAGGGCGCCGAGATCAAGGCCTCCTTCGACGCCGAGCTGGCCGAGGGCCCGGCCCTGGCGATGGTCGACTCCGACAAGGGCATCACCAACCTGCACGTCCCCTCCGACGTCATCGTCGACGCCTCCATGCCGGCCATGATCCGCACCTCCGGCCACATGTGGGGCCCGGACGGCCAGGAGGCCGACACCCTCGCGGTCCTGCCGGACTCCAGCTACTCCGGCGTCTACCAGGCCGTGATCGACGACTGCCGCGCCAACGGCGCCTACAACCCGGCCACCATGGGCTCCGTCCCGAACGTCGGCCTGATGGCGCAGAAGGCCGAGGAGTACGGCAGCCACGACAAGACCTTCGAGATCCCGGTCACCGGCACGGTCCGCCTGGTCGACCAGGCCGGCAACGTCGTCCTGGAGCAGACGGTCTCCGCCGGCGACATCTTCCGCGCCTGCCAGACCAAGGACGCCCCGATCAAGGACTGGGTGAAGCTGGCCGTCACCCGCGCCCGCGCCACCGGCGACCCGGCGGTGTTCTGGCTGGACGAGACCCGCGCCCACGACGCCAACCTGATCGCCAAGGTCAACGAGTACCTGTCGGAGCACGACACCGAGGGCCTGGACATCCGCGTCCTGTCCCCCGTCGAGGCGACCAAGCTGTCCGTGGAGCGCATCCGCCGCGGCGAGAACACCATCTCGGTCACCGGCAACGTGCTGCGTGACTACCTGACGGACCTGTTCCCGATCCTGGAGCTGGGCACCAGCGCCAAGATGCTGTCGGTCGTCCCGCTGATGGCGGGCGGCGGCCTGTTCGAGACGGGCGCCGGCGGCTCCGCGCCGAAGCACGTCCAGCAGCTGGTGAAGGAGAACTACCTGCGCTGGGACTCGCTGGGCGAGTTCTTCGCGCTCGTACCCTCCTTCGAGCAGTACGCGAAGACCACCGGCAACCAGCGTGCCCAGGTCCTCGCCGACACCCTCGACCGCGCCACGGCGACCTTCCTCAACGAGGACAAGTCCCCGACCCGTCGCGTCGGCGGCATCGACAACCGCGGCAGCCACTTCTACCTGTCCCTGTACTGGGCGCAGGAGCTGGCCCGGCAGGCCGACGACGCCGAGCTGGCCAAGGCCTTCCAGCCGCTCGCCGAGTCGCTCGCCGCGAACGAGCAGACGATCGTCGACGAGCTGATCGCCGTCCAGGGCAAGCCGGCCGACATCGGCGGCTACTACCAGCCCGACCCGGCCAAGGCCGCCGCGGTCATGCGCCCGTCGGCGACCTGGAACCAGGCGCTGGCGTCGCTCGCGTAA
- a CDS encoding NtaA/DmoA family FMN-dependent monooxygenase (This protein belongs to a clade of FMN-dependent monooxygenases, within a broader family of flavin-dependent oxidoreductases, the luciferase-like monooxygenase (LMM) family, some of whose members use coenzyme F420 rather than FMN.), whose protein sequence is MSKPLKQIHLAAHFPGVNNTTVWSDPKAGSHIEFSSFAHFARTAERAKFDFLFLAEGLRLREQGGQIYDLDVVGRPDTFTILAALAAVTDRLGLTGTINSTFNEPYEVARQFASLDHLSGGRSAWNVVTSWDAFTGENFRRGGFLPQEERYSRAKEFLATANELFDSWQGDEIVADPATGTFLRDAKAGAFVHRGKHFDIQGRFNVPRSPQGRPVIFQAGDSEEGREFAASGADAIFSRYATLKEGQAFYTDVKARLAKYGRRPDQLLILPAATFVLGDTDAEAEELAREVRRQQVSGATAIKHLEFVWNRDLSAYDPDGPLPDIDPDLGEHTIARGRAQVRMYRDPLATAREWRELAAANKWSIRDLVIETGNRQSFVGSPATVARTIDAFVQADASDGFILVPHITPGGLDVFADTVVPLLQERGVFRTEYEGTTLRDHLGLDHPDAEAPRERAAS, encoded by the coding sequence ATGAGCAAGCCGCTCAAGCAGATCCATCTCGCGGCCCACTTCCCCGGCGTCAACAACACCACCGTGTGGAGCGACCCGAAGGCCGGCAGCCACATCGAGTTCAGCTCGTTCGCGCACTTCGCGCGGACCGCCGAACGCGCCAAGTTCGACTTCCTGTTCCTCGCCGAGGGCCTGCGCCTGCGCGAACAGGGCGGGCAGATCTACGACCTGGACGTCGTCGGACGCCCGGACACCTTCACCATCCTCGCCGCGCTCGCCGCCGTCACCGACCGCCTCGGCCTGACCGGCACCATCAACTCCACCTTCAACGAGCCCTACGAGGTGGCCCGCCAGTTCGCCAGCCTCGACCACCTCTCCGGCGGCCGTTCCGCCTGGAACGTCGTCACCTCCTGGGACGCCTTCACCGGGGAGAACTTCCGGCGCGGCGGCTTCCTGCCGCAGGAGGAGCGCTACTCGCGGGCCAAGGAGTTCCTGGCCACGGCGAACGAGCTGTTCGACTCCTGGCAGGGGGACGAGATCGTCGCCGACCCGGCCACCGGCACCTTCCTGCGGGACGCGAAGGCAGGTGCCTTCGTCCACCGGGGCAAGCACTTCGACATCCAGGGCCGGTTCAACGTCCCGCGCAGTCCCCAGGGCCGCCCGGTCATCTTCCAGGCGGGCGACTCCGAGGAGGGACGCGAGTTCGCCGCCTCCGGCGCGGACGCGATCTTCAGCCGGTACGCCACCCTGAAGGAGGGCCAGGCGTTCTACACGGACGTCAAGGCGCGCCTCGCCAAGTACGGCCGCCGCCCGGACCAGTTGCTGATCCTGCCGGCCGCGACCTTCGTCCTCGGCGACACGGACGCGGAGGCGGAGGAGCTGGCCCGCGAGGTGCGGCGCCAACAGGTCAGCGGCGCCACCGCGATCAAGCACCTGGAATTCGTCTGGAACCGTGACCTGTCCGCGTACGACCCCGACGGTCCGCTCCCCGACATCGATCCGGACCTCGGCGAGCACACCATCGCCCGGGGCCGCGCCCAGGTGCGGATGTACCGCGACCCGCTGGCCACCGCCCGTGAGTGGCGGGAGCTGGCGGCGGCCAACAAGTGGTCGATCCGGGATCTGGTCATCGAGACCGGCAACCGCCAGTCGTTCGTGGGCTCCCCGGCCACAGTCGCCAGGACCATCGACGCATTCGTCCAGGCGGACGCCTCCGACGGCTTCATCCTCGTTCCGCACATCACACCGGGCGGCCTCGACGTCTTCGCCGACACCGTGGTCCCTCTGCTCCAGGAACGTGGCGTGTTCCGCACCGAGTACGAGGGCACGACCCTGCGCGACCACCTGGGTCTGGACCATCCCGACGCCGAGGCGCCCAGGGAGCGGGCGGCTTCGTAG
- a CDS encoding LLM class flavin-dependent oxidoreductase: MSSTSPSLLHLAVALDGTGWHPASWREPSARPRDLFTAGYWADLVAEAERGLIDFVTFEDGLGPQSAHLLDPDERTDQVRGRLDAVLIASRIAPLTRNIGLVPTVVATHTEPFHISKAIATLDYVSAGRAGLRVQITARPHEAAHFGRRTIPRIDAYDSPTAQDLVTDLFDEAADHIEVVRRLWDSWEDDAEIRDVATGRFIDRDKLHYIDFEGRHFSVKGPSITPRPPQGQPLVTALAHQTVPFRLVARSTDVGYVTPHDSDEARAIVDEIRTEQAAAGRAEEPLHLFGDLVVFLDDDPAEAAARRERLDALAGSPYTSDARIFTGTPTQLADLLQELASAGLTGFRLRPAVAAHDLPRITRGLVPELQRRGAFRTAYEADTLRGLLGLTRPANRYAATPVA, encoded by the coding sequence GTGTCCTCAACTTCCCCTTCTCTTCTGCACCTTGCCGTCGCCCTGGACGGCACCGGTTGGCACCCGGCCTCCTGGCGCGAGCCGTCGGCCCGCCCCCGGGACCTTTTCACCGCCGGATACTGGGCCGACCTGGTCGCCGAGGCCGAGCGCGGTCTGATCGACTTCGTGACCTTCGAGGACGGCCTCGGCCCGCAGTCCGCGCACCTCCTCGACCCGGACGAGCGCACCGACCAGGTCCGCGGACGCCTCGACGCCGTCCTCATCGCCTCACGCATCGCCCCGCTGACACGGAACATAGGCCTCGTGCCGACCGTGGTCGCCACCCACACGGAGCCGTTCCACATCTCCAAGGCGATCGCCACCCTCGACTACGTGAGCGCCGGCCGGGCGGGCCTGCGCGTACAGATCACCGCGCGCCCGCACGAGGCCGCGCACTTCGGCCGCCGGACGATCCCCCGTATCGATGCCTATGACAGCCCCACCGCACAGGACCTGGTGACCGACCTCTTCGACGAGGCCGCCGACCACATCGAGGTGGTGCGCCGACTCTGGGACAGTTGGGAGGACGACGCGGAGATCCGGGACGTGGCCACCGGCCGCTTCATCGACCGGGACAAGCTGCACTACATCGACTTCGAGGGCAGGCACTTCAGTGTCAAGGGCCCCTCCATCACGCCGCGCCCGCCCCAGGGGCAGCCCCTCGTGACCGCTCTCGCCCACCAGACGGTGCCGTTCCGGCTCGTGGCCCGCTCCACCGACGTCGGATACGTCACCCCGCACGACAGCGACGAGGCCCGCGCGATCGTCGACGAGATTCGCACCGAACAGGCCGCCGCGGGCCGCGCGGAGGAGCCGCTGCACCTCTTCGGCGACCTGGTGGTCTTCCTCGACGACGACCCCGCCGAGGCCGCCGCCCGCCGCGAGCGCCTCGACGCCCTCGCCGGGTCCCCGTACACCAGCGACGCCAGGATCTTCACCGGCACGCCCACCCAACTCGCCGACCTGCTCCAGGAGTTGGCGTCGGCAGGGCTGACCGGCTTCCGGCTGCGCCCCGCCGTCGCCGCCCACGACCTGCCGCGGATCACCCGCGGCCTGGTCCCCGAACTCCAGCGCCGCGGCGCGTTCCGCACCGCGTACGAGGCCGACACCCTGCGCGGGCTGCTGGGACTGACCCGCCCCGCCAACCGCTACGCCGCCACTCCCGTCGCCTGA
- a CDS encoding putative leader peptide: protein MCGAARRARRTEVTDVTRVLHAVRLHSRPHIDLLRVAGALCRP from the coding sequence GTGTGCGGCGCGGCGCGCCGAGCCCGAAGGACGGAGGTGACGGACGTGACCCGTGTACTCCACGCCGTCCGCCTCCACTCCAGGCCCCACATCGATCTGCTGCGTGTGGCCGGCGCGCTCTGTCGCCCGTGA
- a CDS encoding ABC transporter substrate-binding protein has protein sequence MPTQFSRRSLIRGITAATAVATLATGLAACGGESDAATTTDAAGTVTVGRLSNGAAKETELKVSEVKSISAELPDSVRKSGKLTIAVGALPDGFPPLAFVGSDQKTLTGAEPDFGRLVAAVLGLKPEVKNFTWENMFVGIDSSKVDIAFSNITDTEERKKKYDFASYRKDNVGFEVLKKSTWNFDGDYENLAGRTVAVDNGTNQEKILLEWQAKLKKEGKQLTVKHFASKNSTYLALTGGKIDAYFAANPGVAYHITQTATSPNPTRSAGTFSGAGATLQGLIAATTKKDSGIAKPVADAINHLIENGQYAKWLAAWNLSNEALAKSEVNPPGLPLDNS, from the coding sequence ATGCCTACCCAGTTCTCTCGACGCAGCCTGATTCGCGGCATCACCGCGGCGACCGCCGTCGCCACCCTCGCCACCGGGCTCGCCGCCTGCGGGGGCGAGAGCGACGCTGCCACCACGACCGACGCCGCGGGCACGGTGACGGTGGGCCGACTGTCCAACGGAGCCGCCAAGGAGACCGAGCTGAAGGTCTCCGAGGTGAAGTCGATCAGCGCCGAACTGCCCGACTCCGTCCGCAAGAGCGGCAAGCTGACGATCGCCGTCGGCGCCCTGCCCGACGGCTTCCCGCCGCTGGCGTTCGTCGGATCCGACCAGAAGACCCTCACGGGCGCCGAACCCGACTTCGGCCGCCTGGTCGCGGCGGTCCTCGGTCTGAAGCCGGAGGTCAAGAACTTCACCTGGGAGAACATGTTCGTCGGCATCGACAGCAGCAAGGTCGACATCGCCTTCTCCAACATCACCGACACAGAGGAGCGCAAGAAGAAGTACGACTTCGCCTCCTACCGCAAGGACAACGTCGGCTTCGAGGTGCTGAAGAAGAGCACCTGGAACTTCGACGGCGACTACGAGAACCTCGCCGGCAGGACCGTCGCGGTCGACAACGGCACCAACCAGGAGAAGATCCTTCTGGAGTGGCAGGCGAAGCTGAAGAAGGAGGGCAAGCAGCTCACCGTCAAGCACTTCGCCAGCAAGAACAGCACCTACCTGGCGCTGACCGGCGGGAAGATCGACGCGTACTTCGCCGCCAACCCCGGTGTCGCCTACCACATCACGCAGACCGCCACGTCGCCCAACCCGACGCGCAGCGCGGGCACGTTCTCCGGCGCCGGCGCCACACTCCAGGGCCTGATCGCGGCGACCACCAAGAAGGACAGCGGCATCGCCAAGCCGGTCGCCGACGCCATCAACCACCTGATCGAGAACGGGCAGTACGCCAAGTGGCTGGCCGCCTGGAACCTCTCCAACGAGGCCCTCGCCAAGTCCGAGGTCAACCCGCCCGGCCTGCCGCTCGACAACTCCTGA
- a CDS encoding amino acid ABC transporter ATP-binding protein, which produces MTTVQTPETTPAALEVHDVHKWYGAHRVLDGIDLTVRPGEVTVVIGPSGSGKSTLLRVINHLEKPEVGYVSLGGELIGVRRHGERLKELSERAILAQRSRIGFVFQNFNLFPHLTILDNVAAAPVATGKLTKPEAQELARELLTRVGLGDRTGAYPRQLSGGQQQRVAIARALALRPGIILFDEPTSALDPELVGEVLAVIKDLATSGTTLVIVTHEIGFAREVADRIVFIDGGKIVEQGPPAQVLDHPRHERTRDFLSKVL; this is translated from the coding sequence ATGACCACCGTCCAGACCCCCGAGACGACTCCCGCCGCTCTCGAAGTGCACGACGTGCACAAGTGGTACGGCGCCCACCGCGTCCTCGACGGCATCGACCTGACCGTGCGGCCCGGCGAGGTCACGGTCGTCATCGGCCCGTCCGGCTCCGGCAAGTCGACGCTGCTGCGGGTGATCAACCACCTGGAGAAGCCCGAGGTCGGCTATGTCAGCCTGGGCGGCGAGCTGATCGGCGTACGACGGCACGGCGAGAGACTGAAGGAGCTCAGCGAGCGGGCCATCCTGGCGCAGCGCAGCCGGATCGGCTTCGTCTTCCAGAACTTCAATCTCTTCCCGCACCTGACCATCCTCGACAACGTCGCCGCGGCACCCGTGGCCACCGGGAAGCTGACCAAGCCCGAGGCCCAGGAGCTGGCGCGCGAACTGCTCACCCGCGTCGGCCTCGGCGACAGGACCGGCGCCTACCCGCGGCAGCTGTCCGGCGGTCAGCAGCAGCGCGTGGCCATCGCCCGCGCCCTGGCCCTGCGCCCGGGGATCATCCTGTTCGACGAGCCGACATCGGCGCTCGACCCCGAACTCGTCGGCGAGGTCCTGGCCGTCATCAAGGACCTGGCGACCAGCGGCACCACCCTCGTCATCGTCACCCACGAGATCGGCTTCGCCCGCGAGGTCGCCGACCGGATCGTCTTCATCGACGGCGGAAAGATCGTCGAACAGGGCCCGCCCGCCCAGGTGCTGGACCACCCGCGGCACGAACGGACCCGCGACTTCCTCAGCAAGGTGCTCTGA
- a CDS encoding amino acid ABC transporter permease, whose translation MSEPPGAAVSLDAAVKIADAPSSERKARTSDPESDNERPLTAQRVLPLRRPGRWIVTVVVLVFVAQIIHGLTTNPFYQWDRFRYWFLRPAILDGLVITLEVAALSAVLGLLGGILLALGRLSGNPVLRAASWVYIWLFRSIPLIVVLIFLYNFSALYKTLSLGVPFGPAFFTFDESKLATDMAVAVVGLSLNEAAYAAEVVRGGVLSVDQGQHEAAAALGLPKGYQFTRIVFPQALRSITPNYVNQLIGLIKGTSLVFYVSLLDLFGSVQTMGSTYPGDIVPLLLVATVWYLILTSAVSVVQFYVERYFARGATRTLPPTPLQKARTGLAELRARLRREAAV comes from the coding sequence ATGAGTGAACCCCCGGGGGCCGCCGTGTCCCTCGACGCCGCAGTGAAGATCGCAGACGCCCCCTCAAGCGAACGCAAGGCCCGAACATCTGACCCTGAGTCCGACAATGAGCGGCCGCTCACGGCCCAGCGGGTTCTGCCGCTGCGCCGACCCGGCCGCTGGATCGTCACCGTGGTCGTCCTGGTCTTCGTCGCCCAGATCATCCACGGTCTGACCACCAACCCCTTCTACCAGTGGGACCGCTTCCGCTACTGGTTCCTCCGTCCCGCCATCCTCGACGGTCTCGTCATCACCCTGGAGGTGGCCGCGCTCAGCGCGGTCCTGGGACTCCTCGGCGGCATCCTGCTCGCGCTCGGCAGGCTCTCCGGCAACCCGGTACTGCGAGCGGCCAGCTGGGTGTACATCTGGCTGTTCCGCTCCATACCGCTGATCGTCGTCCTGATCTTCCTCTACAACTTCAGCGCCCTCTACAAGACACTCAGCCTCGGCGTCCCCTTCGGACCCGCCTTCTTCACCTTTGACGAGTCCAAGCTCGCCACCGACATGGCCGTCGCCGTCGTCGGTCTCAGTCTCAACGAGGCGGCCTACGCCGCCGAGGTGGTCCGCGGGGGCGTCCTCTCCGTCGACCAGGGCCAGCACGAGGCGGCGGCCGCGCTCGGCCTGCCGAAGGGCTACCAGTTCACCCGGATCGTCTTCCCGCAGGCCCTGAGGTCCATCACCCCGAACTACGTCAACCAGCTGATCGGCCTCATCAAGGGCACGTCCCTGGTGTTCTACGTGTCGCTGCTCGACCTGTTCGGCTCGGTGCAGACGATGGGCAGCACCTACCCCGGCGACATCGTTCCGCTGCTGCTGGTCGCCACCGTCTGGTACCTGATCCTCACCAGCGCCGTGTCCGTCGTCCAGTTCTACGTCGAGCGGTACTTCGCCCGGGGCGCCACGCGCACCCTGCCGCCGACCCCCCTGCAGAAGGCGCGGACCGGCCTCGCCGAGCTGCGGGCCCGGCTGCGCAGGGAGGCCGCCGTATGA
- a CDS encoding glutathione S-transferase C-terminal domain-containing protein encodes MSAHALTALPSAQPVPAFRGRIGCDARSGHYAVPRRYRLHLSLSCPSCLRIAIAHSLLGLEDVCPVTPLPAVPDGPGGEHSALRPLYEASAHRYAGAAVAPVLSDDWSGRIVSTHAPDIVRDLARHFGTGRPALYPQGAEAEIEGVQRLCEQGIDAAAQRAGRADADAEERDVALTSLLTTLRSLEGRLARQEYLLGDRLTVADVELWVSLVQLDTVHRWHLDAAAVHRLADHPHLWAYARRLAAHPAFGAHLDLDGIARRHHANCRGLEAAGAAVQILDWAAHIPNRTATQPS; translated from the coding sequence ATGTCCGCCCATGCCCTGACCGCACTGCCGTCCGCGCAGCCCGTCCCGGCCTTCCGGGGCAGGATCGGCTGCGACGCGCGCAGCGGCCACTACGCCGTACCGCGCCGTTACCGCCTCCATCTGTCCCTGTCCTGTCCGAGCTGTCTGCGGATAGCCATCGCGCACAGCCTGCTCGGCCTCGAAGACGTCTGCCCGGTGACGCCGCTGCCCGCGGTGCCCGACGGACCCGGCGGCGAGCACTCCGCGCTGCGCCCGCTGTACGAGGCGAGTGCCCACCGCTATGCCGGAGCCGCCGTGGCGCCGGTGCTCAGCGACGACTGGTCGGGCCGGATCGTGAGCACGCACGCCCCGGACATCGTGCGCGACCTGGCCCGGCACTTCGGCACGGGCCGGCCCGCGCTGTACCCGCAGGGGGCCGAAGCGGAGATCGAGGGCGTCCAGCGGCTGTGCGAGCAAGGCATCGACGCGGCCGCCCAGCGCGCCGGACGAGCCGACGCCGACGCCGAGGAGCGCGACGTCGCGCTCACCTCGCTGCTGACCACCCTGCGGTCGCTGGAGGGCCGGCTCGCCCGCCAGGAGTATCTGCTGGGCGACCGACTCACGGTCGCCGACGTGGAGTTGTGGGTCAGTCTGGTGCAACTCGACACCGTGCACCGCTGGCACCTGGACGCCGCCGCGGTGCACCGCCTCGCCGACCACCCGCACCTGTGGGCGTACGCCCGCCGGCTGGCCGCCCATCCCGCCTTCGGCGCGCACCTCGACCTCGACGGCATCGCGCGCCGTCACCACGCCAACTGTCGCGGGCTCGAAGCCGCGGGCGCGGCCGTCCAGATCCTGGACTGGGCCGCGCACATTCCCAACCGGACCGCGACCCAGCCCAGTTGA
- a CDS encoding MarR family winged helix-turn-helix transcriptional regulator — MADSPAPADQPGPDRTDEDGLLPAELRAWMRLLAAAGAIEQQLRSQVKDALGVSHDEFLVLCLLAEQPGAALRMTRIAELLGRPKTRLTYQIACLQHADLITRRSVCGDKRGIEVALTDKGRRLLREVSPALARTVTEAVIDMVDHQQCETLRGLLPEMAETLEPDTGV; from the coding sequence ATGGCCGACTCCCCCGCCCCCGCCGATCAGCCCGGACCCGACCGGACGGACGAGGACGGGCTGCTGCCGGCCGAACTGCGCGCCTGGATGCGGCTGCTGGCCGCCGCCGGGGCGATCGAGCAGCAACTGCGTTCGCAGGTCAAGGACGCACTCGGGGTCTCACACGACGAGTTCCTGGTGCTGTGCCTGCTGGCCGAGCAGCCCGGCGCGGCCCTGCGCATGACGCGGATCGCCGAGTTGCTGGGCCGCCCCAAGACCCGCCTCACCTACCAGATCGCCTGTCTGCAGCACGCCGACCTGATCACCCGGCGCTCGGTGTGCGGTGACAAGCGCGGCATCGAGGTCGCCCTCACCGACAAGGGACGCCGGCTGCTGCGCGAGGTGTCGCCCGCCTTGGCGCGGACCGTCACCGAGGCCGTCATCGACATGGTCGACCACCAGCAGTGCGAGACGCTGCGCGGGCTGCTGCCGGAAATGGCGGAAACCCTGGAGCCCGACACCGGCGTGTAG